CGTAAATCCTCAAAAGCTTTTTGTTGATTCTCAAGTTTTAAATAAGCCAGTCCTCGCTGGTAATAGGCTAAAGCAAAGTTAGGATTAGTACGTATAGATTGGTTATAATCAATAATCGCTTTCTCGTAATCTTGCAATTTGTAGTAAATATAACCGCGCCTCTGATAAATTTCTGAATTTTTTGGTTGGATAAGCAGTAATTGACTATAATCTAATAAAGCACTATCAATATTTCCTAATTCAGCTTTAGCTTCGCCTCTATATTTATAAGCATTGGCTAAGTTTGGAGATATTTTTATGCATGTATCAAAATTTATAATTGCAATTTGGTAGTTTTTTTCTTTATATTTTCTCAAACCTCGCTCGTAGTAATTTTGAGCCAAAGACTTATGTTCAGGATCTAAACAATCTCTAATCTCTTTAATTGGTTCATCGGAAACTGCCATTAAAAATAAGGGAAAAATTCCTTCAAATGTCCGTTTAATTTGATTAACTAAATCTTCACACGAACAAAGTAAAACTTGGTTAGCTTTAATATGTACACTTACTTGAATATTCTTAGTAACGCTATTCTGTCTAGCCACAAGCCTTAACCAATCTCTCAAAAGATTTATCCTATCGAGGTCTTTTTGTGAAGAATTGTGCAAAATACATTCGTCAGGTAGGTGAGTATTCTGGAAAAGAATTTCTTTTGCTTGATTATTTTGTGTATTTTTAATTAATCTTACCTTATCATTGCTTTTTTCGTAAATAAATAGACCAAAACGAAATTCCTCACTAGTAAAATGTATAAATAAAAAAGCACCATCAACTTCTATTTCTGAATTACGTTGATATAAATTATATTGGCTACCTTGATTAGTTATATTTGGTACTATATTAAGTCTTTTTGTTATCCCGCCATTAAGTTGAGCAATAACGTGACTATAAATGATTTGGAGTGGGTTTTCAATGTATTTTTGAAAATCTTCTTTGTATGCTAGATAAAAGTGTTGTTCTGAATCTTTCTCCAACTCTTCAATAAGTTTAAAACTTGTCTGCGAAAATGGGCATTCTGGATTTACAACAACTTCTGTCATCTGACCTGATAACGATAAATAAAACTATTATTGTGACAGATTTCACAAAATATTACCACTATTTCACTCCTGTAGAAGCACTATGCACCCCTGACTCCTCTCTGCGTCCTCTGCGCCTCTGTGGTTCGTTAAAAATCCCCTTCCCCTGTTAACCTTTGCAACGCCAATAAACCAGCACCATAAGCAGGTTCATACTTAGGTAAAATAACCTTTATTCTGGGAAATTTCTTGACTAGAGATACTGCAAATCTCTCGTGAATTTTGGATCTACCTTGCCAGACACTTCCCGTTGTGACGACTTCAACAACTGAGTCAGAACTAAAAATTGCATCAATTACTGTAGATGTAGCTTTTACCAATTCTTTTACAGCATCATCAATAATCTTATTGGCTACTTCATCTCCGTCTGCTGCTGCTAAATCTACAATTGGTGCTAAACCAGCTATTTCTTTTACTCCCAAATTTTGCCGATAGATTACTTCTATCAAATCTTCTATACTCGCTAAACTAAGATGCTGTTTGAAACTTTCTATCAAAGTCGTTGATATTTCACGTGCATCATAGGATTTTAATGCTGCTTGCATCCCAGCAATAGCAATTTTATAAGCGCTACCTTCGTCTCCTAAAATATAACCCCAGCCACCAACTCGCTTCGTTTCTCCTTGATGATTTCGCCCGAAAACTATAGAACCTGTACCAGCAGCAACCACAATTCCTACAGGATGACCAATGCCACCAACTAAAGCAATTAAAGCATCATGAGAAATTACAATATTAGATTCTGCTAACATCCAATTAATAGGCAAACTTTTACTACTTTGCAACTGGTTGAATAACAGTTTTACTACTGCGATATCCTCAGTACGACCTATACCTGCTAAACCTAAACAAATTGCATTAATGTTGACAGGTTTCGTTAAATTTTGTGCATTATCTACTGCAATATGAATGGCAGATTGAATTGATTGTAGAGTAGCTTCAATACCTATACTTTGATAGTTAGAACTACCTGCTATGCCACGACCTAAAACTTGATGCTGATCATCCATGAGGATACAAACAGTTTTGCTACCGCCGCCATCGATGCCCAAAACATAATTCATAAAGAATTACAAGTATGGCTTTTATTAATTTAGAGAATGATTAGCTGATTCTTTTAAAGGAATGAAAAATAAAGTAATCATTCCGGGAATAGTGAGCAAACAAACCAAGACAAAAAATAATGGGTATCCCACTGCTTTTTGAATACTACCACTAATTGCTCCTGGCAACATCAGTCCTAATGCCATTAAACCAGTAGATATGGCATAATGAGAAGTTTTATATTCGCCTTTGCAAATATACATTAAATAAACACTAAAAGCTGTAAAGCCAAGACCATAACCAAATTGTTCTAAAGAAACTAAAGGATAAACCCATGTGATTGATGGTTTAGAGTAAGCCATGTAGACATAAAATAAGTCGGGTAAATTTAAAGCTAAAGCCATCGGGAACAGACATTTTTTTAATCCATATTTAGAAATTAATACTCCGCCCAAAATACCACCGATAATTAGGGAAAGTACACCAAAAGTACCATAGATCCAGCCAAATTCCTCAGTTGATATACCCAAGCCTCCTTTTTCTACTTGGTCTAATAAAAATAAAGATGCTATTTTGAGCAGCATTGCTTCGCCTAATCTGTAGAGTAAAATAAATGCTAAAATAGCTCCTATTTTTTCTTGTTTAAAATAACTGCTAATCACATTACAAAAAGGTAATTTGTTGACTTCTGCTCCTGTCTGACGTGGGGTATCTGACTCAGGGGAGGGTAAAATGAAGCGATGAAAAACAAAAAGGATTGCAAAGATGATGGCAGAAAAGCCTATGGATATAGTCCAACTTAATGAAATATTATTTAGATTTCTTTCTAATCGTCCTGCTAAAACTACTAAAAAACCACTACCAAATAATACAGCTAGTCGATAAAATAGCGAACGAATCCCAATAAAAAAAGCTTGTTGTTCTGAATTTAAAGCCAACATATAATAACCGTCGGTAGCGATGTCATACGTGGCTGAAATAAATGCTCCAACTGCCAAGGCTGCTAAGGATAAGAAAAAGAAATTGGGCAGTTGTAAAGATAAGGCTACTAAACTCAAGCAACAAAACATGGCAAATTGAGTTAAAAGTATCCATGTTCGTTTAGTTGAGTGAATATCTATA
Above is a window of Nostoc sp. UHCC 0702 DNA encoding:
- a CDS encoding tetratricopeptide repeat protein; its protein translation is MTEVVVNPECPFSQTSFKLIEELEKDSEQHFYLAYKEDFQKYIENPLQIIYSHVIAQLNGGITKRLNIVPNITNQGSQYNLYQRNSEIEVDGAFLFIHFTSEEFRFGLFIYEKSNDKVRLIKNTQNNQAKEILFQNTHLPDECILHNSSQKDLDRINLLRDWLRLVARQNSVTKNIQVSVHIKANQVLLCSCEDLVNQIKRTFEGIFPLFLMAVSDEPIKEIRDCLDPEHKSLAQNYYERGLRKYKEKNYQIAIINFDTCIKISPNLANAYKYRGEAKAELGNIDSALLDYSQLLLIQPKNSEIYQRRGYIYYKLQDYEKAIIDYNQSIRTNPNFALAYYQRGLAYLKLENQQKAFEDLRTAVELFDKEKDVDNYEEAQRILKTIQPGYSEPSLSEIIQNISCKGLRISESILRRYHLALKIRKFVILSGASGTGKTWLTKAYAEIVGAEYLSIAVAPNWTTNEDLLGYLNPLEKGVYHYTAFSHFLEEAAEEYKQAETEKRTSRPYHLVLDEMNLARVEYYFAKFLSAMEVRMREGVAEIELASEKQVILPPNLYFIGTVNVDETTHGFADKVYDRAQMIELEVCREDLSEHLDKVDYREILMQIWDKLHVVAPFAFRVMDEIKTYVKEAEALDVEWQEALDEQLLQKILPKLKGADERVGEALKAFVNIAEENKFLLSYAKASKMLKTFEQHGFTSYF
- a CDS encoding N-acetylglucosamine kinase; amino-acid sequence: MNYVLGIDGGGSKTVCILMDDQHQVLGRGIAGSSNYQSIGIEATLQSIQSAIHIAVDNAQNLTKPVNINAICLGLAGIGRTEDIAVVKLLFNQLQSSKSLPINWMLAESNIVISHDALIALVGGIGHPVGIVVAAGTGSIVFGRNHQGETKRVGGWGYILGDEGSAYKIAIAGMQAALKSYDAREISTTLIESFKQHLSLASIEDLIEVIYRQNLGVKEIAGLAPIVDLAAADGDEVANKIIDDAVKELVKATSTVIDAIFSSDSVVEVVTTGSVWQGRSKIHERFAVSLVKKFPRIKVILPKYEPAYGAGLLALQRLTGEGDF
- a CDS encoding MFS transporter, which codes for MKYQTISRSPWAFIPTLYFAEGVPNVIISTVSVIFYKKLGIDNEQITAWTSFLYLPWVIKMFWGPIIDIHSTKRTWILLTQFAMFCCLSLVALSLQLPNFFFLSLAALAVGAFISATYDIATDGYYMLALNSEQQAFFIGIRSLFYRLAVLFGSGFLVVLAGRLERNLNNISLSWTISIGFSAIIFAILFVFHRFILPSPESDTPRQTGAEVNKLPFCNVISSYFKQEKIGAILAFILLYRLGEAMLLKIASLFLLDQVEKGGLGISTEEFGWIYGTFGVLSLIIGGILGGVLISKYGLKKCLFPMALALNLPDLFYVYMAYSKPSITWVYPLVSLEQFGYGLGFTAFSVYLMYICKGEYKTSHYAISTGLMALGLMLPGAISGSIQKAVGYPLFFVLVCLLTIPGMITLFFIPLKESANHSLN